One stretch of Erythrolamprus reginae isolate rEryReg1 chromosome 7, rEryReg1.hap1, whole genome shotgun sequence DNA includes these proteins:
- the LOC139170454 gene encoding serine/threonine-protein kinase PLK4-like isoform X2: protein MIDKKAMQKAGMVQRVQNEVKIHCQLKHPSVLELYNYFEDSNYVYLILEMCHNGEMSRYLKTRKNHFSEEEVRNFMHQIITGMLYLHSHGILHRDLTLSNLLLTNNMNIKIADFGLSTLLKMPHEKHYTMCGTPNYISPEIATRSAHGLESDVWSLGCMLFTLLVGKPPFDTDTVKNTLSKVVLADYEIPAFLTSEAQDLIHQLLRKNPADRLCLSSVLDHPFMSSGRSVSKDLENAEDSTDSGSATISIASTASPSVSTSGCLKEKKDF, encoded by the exons ATTGACAAAAAAGCGATGCAGAAAGCTGGTATGGTACAAAGGGTACAAAATGAGGTGAAGATTCATTGTCAGCTAAAGCATCCCTCCGTACTTGAG TTGTATAACTACTTTGAAGATAGTAACTATGTGTATTTGATACTTGAGATGTGCCATAATGGAGAAATGAGCAGATATTTAAAAACTAGGAAGAATCACTTTTCTGAAGAAGAAG TTCGGAACTTCATGCATCAAATTATTACAGGAATGTTGTATCTACATTCCCATGGAATACTCCATCGGGATCTTACACTCTCTAATCTCTTACTCACTAATAATATGAATATCAAGATAGCTGATTTTGGACTTTCAACACTTCTGAAAATGCCTCACGAAAAGCATTATACAATGTGTGGGACTCCCAATTATATTTCTCCAGAAATAGCTACAAGAAGTGCACATGGGCTTGAGTCTGATGTCTGGTCTTTAGGATGTATGTTATTTACACTTTTGGTTGGAAAGCCACCTTTTGATACTGATACAGTAAAGAACACTCTGAGCAAAGTTGTACTAGCAGATTATGAAATACCAGCGTTTTTGACAAGTGAGGCTCAGGATCTCATTCACCAGTTACTTCGAAAAAACCCAGCAGATCGTTTATGCCTTTCATCTGTATTGGATCATCCTTTTATGTCCAGTGGTAGGTCAGTAAGTAAAGATTTAGAAAACGCAGAAGATTCAACGGATAGTGGAAGTGCCACAATTTCTATTGCTTCCACTGCTTCTCCCAGTGTCAGTACAAGTGgatgcttaaaagaaaaaaaagatttttaa